In Eubacteriales bacterium mix99, the DNA window ATATTCCGCCTTGTCAAAGCATCCAGGGCACCGAACGGCTCATCCATCAAAAGCACATCCGGCTGATTGACCAGGGCCCTCGCAAGACATACCCTCTGCTTCATCCCTCCGGAAAGCTCATATGGTTTACTCCTTTCGAAGCCTGTCAATCCGACCAGCTCAATATATTCCTTCGTCAGCCGCTGCCTTTCTTCTTTGGGAAATTTCCTCATTTTAAGGCCAAAAGCAATATTTTCCCGGACATCCAGCCAGGCATATAACGTTGGTTCCTGAAAAATTACGCCGCGGCGCCAGTCCGGCCCCTGAATGATCCTGTCGTCCATCCTGGCTTCGCCGCTGGAAGGCGGCATAAAGCCGGCAAGGATCCGCATCAGGGTACTTTTCCCACATCCGGAAGGGCCCAGAATACCAATGAACTCTCCCGGGCGGACAGTAAGGCGGATCGATTGAAGTGCCTGAATGCCACCTTCCTTTCCGGGATATCGGACATTCACATCACACAGCGAAAGGATGGGCAGCCCCTGGCTTTCCCGTATTTGTTCCACGCAAAATTCTCCATTCCTAATCTACTCATAATCTACCACAGTGCCTTTTCGGCATAAGCCGGGTTGACCGCCTGCTCAAAAGTCGACCGTTTCGGTTTGTCAACAAGGTTTTTATGCTGATACAGAAAATCAGCCATATTCATTAAAGAGTCCACTATTTCCCCTTTTTGAGAGGTACTCCCCAGATAGGAGGAATCCGTCTGCTGTTTGGCAGTCAGCCAAAGGGAACCCTGCATCTGTCTCCATGCATCTGCCTCCGGCACATTCATGGATCTTACAACTGCGCTTACCGCATCATCCGGATCCTGCTGATAAAGAGCAACGGCCCTGTTCAGAGCACGAAGATACCGAGTCACCATATCCGGATATTTTTCCGTAAAGTCTTTCCTCACGATTTCGACGTTGGCAGTCGCAATTCCCTTATCCGCCATTTCCCTGCTGGAGAGAATGATTTTCCCGTTCTCCCGAAGATTGGACAGCGTAGGTTCCCATGCATAAGCGGCATCAATATCGTTTCTCTGCCAGGCCGCATACAAATCCGGCATCTGCATATCATACAGCGTTATGTCTTTTTCCGAAATATGGTTTTGCTCCAAAGCCTTCAACAAACTGTAATGCGCCGTTGTGGCAAAGGGTGTCGCAATCCGTTTCCCTTCCAAATCTTTCACGGAACGGATCTGAGAGCCGTTTTGTACCGCCAGCCCTTCCGATTCCCCGAGAATCTCGTGAATCCAGATCAGCTCCACATCCATGCCGCTTGCAATACCCAGCGCTGCAGAGGAAGAACCCAGCATTGCAAAATCAATATTTCCAGCCACCATCGCGTTCCGGATATCTCCCGCCTGAAATTCCTGAATATTTACTTTTACCCCGAGCTCTTCTTCAAAATAGCCCTTTGCAGCAGCAACGGCTTCGTCATTTGGTATCTGCTGGGTCCCGATATTGACAGTCTTCGGCACTGCTGACGGATGCCCGGATGCAGCAGGATTTCCCTGTTTGTTTTTTGACGGATATGCTGAGCTCCCACACCCTGTCAGTATCATCAAAAAAGCCATCAGGAATGAGGCCCGTTTTAATATTCTTTTCTGTCGCATTTCTGTCTTCCTTTCACTCCCTGTCCGCAAGATTATCCGTTGCCGTTATTCTTTTCCCTTCCAGGGCACCAGCCAGCGTTCCAGAAGCTGAATGCTTCTGTCCAGCAGAACTCCAGTGATTCCCATGATGAGAATGCCCAGAAAAACAATGTCACTCCGGAAATAACGGCTGGCATCCAGTACCATCCATCCAAGACCGGAAGTTGCGGCAACCATTTCCGCGGAAACCAGGGTCGTATAACCGACGCCCAGGGCTGTCCGCAATCCGGTAAACAAGTCCGGCAGACAAGCGGGAAAAACGACATAAAAAAACACTTGCCTTTTATTTGCACCCATCGTGTACGCACTGTTGATATCATCTTCCTTGATTTTCATCACGGCAGATACGCAGGAAATATAAACTGGCGCAAAACAAGCCAAAAAGAGGAGCATAATCTTTGATGCATTGCCAATCCCCAGCCACAAAACCAATATGGTGTAGTAGGCAAGCGGAGGAAGAGGGCGATAAAACTCTATAATCGGTTCCAGAACTGCCCGGAATCCTGTATTGTAACCACTTAATAAACCCAGTGGGACTGCTACAGCAGCTGCTCCCAGAAAAGCAGCCATCAATCTGCCCAAACTCGCTCCCATATGCTGAAACAATGTGTGATTTTTATACCCATTCCGGGCGATGTCCAAGAAAGCAATCCATACCGACTGCGGTGACGGCACAAGCTTCGGATCTACCCATTGAAAAGAAGTCACGAGCATCCAAAAAACCAGAATTACAACGATGGTCCCCCACGTCAGAACTTTTTTATACATGCCGGATCTTTTTGCGGCATTCCCTTCAATTCTTTTATTTTTCCCTTCATCCTTTTGAACGGATCTGTTGCAGCCGCCCGTCATAAGGTACTTCCCTTCCATCTTCCGGCTTATGCAAATTATTCAGCCCACTGGCTAATATTGTTAAAATTATCTCAATCTCAACGTTGACATTATAAAGCAGAGTAATACATGTGTCAAGTAATGTAGAAATATTCCATATTAACAAGTATATCCATATAATAAAGAGGAAACGACAAAATCGTTTCATATCTAAGGGACGCATTTGAGCGTCCCTTAATCGCACTTTTACCAGCTACTCATTGGCACGATCGAACAGGTGACAGGCGACGAAATGGTTGTTTCCCCTGTCCTTTAGTTCCGGCGTTTCACTGCTGCAGCGCTCGTTTGCAAACCTGCATCTGCTTGCAAAGTGGCAACCCGGCCTGCAGTTTATCGGGCTTCCGACCTCTCCTTCTATTGGGAGAACCGTCTTTCCCCTTTCTATTTCAGGGTCCGGAACCGGAATCGCGCTTAAAAGCGCTTTTGTATACGGATGCATCGGATTGCTGTAAAGTTCGTCGCTTGCGGCCATCTCGACGATATGCCCCATATACATGACTCCCACCTTATCCGAAATATGCTTTACCATGGACAGATCATGCGCGATGAACAGATAGGTGAGTTTAAGCTCCCTCTGCAGCTTCATCAGGAGGTTCACCACCTGGGCCTGTATGGATACATCCAGTGCTGATATGGGCTCATCGCAAATGATGAACTCGGGGGCGACTGCCAGTGCCCTGGCTATTCCAATCCTCTGTCTTTGTCCTCCCGAAAACTCATGCGGGAACCTGCCGGCATGTTCCTTGTTGAGGCCTACGAGAGCGAGCAGCTCCTGCACTCTCTTCTCCCTCTCTTTCGGATTCGGATAGAGATTGAAATTTGCCATGCCCTCCGCAATGATATCTCCGACGGTCATCCGTGGATCCAGGGATGCATATGGATCCTGAAATATCATCTGCGCATTTTTTTTGAACCATTGCTTGTCCTTGCCGTCAAGCTTCGTAACATTCTTTCCTTTATATTCCACGCAGCCGCCCGTGGCACGGTAAAGCCCGATTATCGTTCTTCCACAGGTGGTCTTTCCGCATCCGGACTCTCCGACCAGCCCCATGGTTTCCCCTTTGCATATATCAAATGAAACGTCGTCCACAGCCATCAGGGTCTCCTTGTTTCTTACCGGAAAATATTTTTTAAGGTGTTCCACATGCAGCAATATTTCCTGATTATCATTATCTGCCATCTTCAAACACCTCCCTTACATCATCAAATCCAAAGGCCCTCCTGGCGTTGGGATGATGCAACCAACAAGCCGCCTTATGCGTCCCGGAAAGCTCAGTATATTCAGGGCTCATCTGCCCGCACACTTTCATACAGTACCGGCAGCGGTTGGCAAAGCCACAGCCTTTTGGCGGTGCGATAAGGTCCGGCGGGGTTCCCGGTATAATCCGCAGCTCTGATTTGTTTTCATTCTTCAAACTCGGTACAGCCTTAAGCAGCGCATAGGTATACGGATGCTGGGGGGTGTTGAATATATCGAAAACCGTTCCCTGCTCCACGATTCTCCCCGCGTACATCACACTGATATAGTCGGCCATTCCGGCAACAATGCCGAGGTCATGGGTAATCATGATCACGGATGTGTTGTTGTTCTTTTGTATCTCCTTCAGCAATTTTATAATCTGCGCCTGTATCGTCACATCCAGCGCCGTTGTCGGCTCATCTGCTATCATCAGCTTCGGGCTGCAGGCCAGAGCGATGGCAATCACAACCCTCTGCCGCATGCCGCCCGAAAACTCATACGGATATTGGTTCAGCCTGTCCCCGGGATTCGGGATATTCACCTTCTCAAGCAAATTGAAAGCCCTTTTGTGCGCCTCTTCCTTCGACATCCTGTTGTGCATCTGTATGCTCTCCGTAATCTGCCTGCCTATCTTCATCGTAGGATTCAGAGAGGTCATCGGGTCCTGGAAAATCATTGCCGCATCGTTCCCGCGATAGTTCCTCCATTGTTTATCGGTAAATTTCAATATATCCTTATCATCAAATAAAATCATGCTGTCCTTTTTCACTTCACCGGACGGCGGCTCGATAAGCCCCAATATCGCCTTTGCTGTAACCGTCTTTCCCGAACCGGACTCTCCGACGATCGCCATGCATTCTCCATAATCAACATGGAATGTTACGCCCCGAACCGCATGAACTTCTCCGGCATAGGTATGAAAGGATACCTGCAGATTTTTTACTTCCAATAAATTCTCACTCATATGCTACATACCTTTCCGTCTACTGACGTAATTTAGGATCGAATGCATCACGAAGACCATCTCCCAGAAGGTTGAAAGCCAGCATCGTAACCGAAATCGCCAAAGCCGGAAATATCAGCTCATGAGGATAGTAGGCCATCTGCTGCTGCCCAAGGGATGCCATTGCGCCCCAGCTCGTCAGCGGCGGTTGTATTCCCATCCCCAGAAAGCTCAGAAAAGCCTCGGAGAATATAAACCCTGGTATGCTGAATGTCGTATTTATGATGATAATGCTTAATGTATTCGGTATAAGATGCCTTGTTATTATCTTGAACGTGGGGGTGCCAAGCACATTTGCCGCCATCACATATTCACTTTCCTTAAGTTCAAGTATCTGTCCCCTTACCAGCCTTGCCAGCCCGGTCCAGCTGGTCAGACAGAGAGCTATCAAAAGTGACGACATGCCCTTTCCCAAAAACACGGACACGATGATGACGACAACCATATACGGTATCCCGACAAGTATTTCAACGATTCTCATCATGATATCGTCAACCAGTCCGCCGAAATACGCACTTATTCCGCCGTACAGAACTCCCACCACCAGGGAAACGAGTGCTCCCACAACTCCTATCGCAAGCGATACACGGCCTCCGACCCATATCCTCGCAAAGATGTCCCTGCCGAGATTATCAAGTCCAAATATATGATCCCAGGTTGGTCCCTGGTTGGTACTCTCTATATTTTGCTCATTATACGGATGCGGATAAATGTATGGTGCGAATATACACATCAGTATAATGAATATAAGAAGAAACAGGCTGGCCATTGCGACTTTGTTCTTTTTCAGTCTGCGGACCGCATCCTGCCAGTAGGAGATGCTTGGACGCATCAACTTTTCCGACCGCTGCTCATTTACGCCGACTCGTGTGAACATTTCCATATCCAATTTTGTTGCGTCTGTCTCTGACAAAGAATTCATCTCTCCTTCTTGCCTTCGATGATACTCTTACGTACCCTCGGGTCAACCACTGCGTAAAGGATGTCCATGATTACCATACAAAACACGAATATAAACGAAAAAAATACTGTGGTAGCCAGAATCATCGGATAATCCCGGCCGTTTACACTGTCAACGTAATATCGTCCGAGTCCCGGTATCGAAAATATTCTCTCTATCACGAACGAACCTGTTACGACTCCCGCTATCTGCGGTGCAACGATTGTAATGATCGGGGTGATCGCATTGCGCATCACATGCCTCGTTATGATCTGGAACTTTGAAAGTCCCTTCGCCTTTGCCAGTAGGATATAGTCATTGTTCAAAACATCCAACACCGAAGATCTCATGAACCGGGAATAGGTCGCAATCCCTCCGATCGATGCGGAAATGGTCGGCAAAGCAGTATACCGGAAGTTGTCCGCCAGACTGCTTCCCGATGATACCCAGCCTACGATCGGAAAATATCCTCCCGCTGCATACTTCTGCAATATCGCTGCAAATACGAAGCTCGGTATTGAGACTCCGAGTATCGCAATAAAAATAGTGACAAAGTCAATCCACTTGCCTCTGTTCAGCGCAGCTAAAATACCCAGTATGATCCCCAGTATCAGTCCCACTGCCACCGCCTGCAGCCCCAGCTGCAGCGATGCCGGAAACCTCTCCCCAATGATCGTATTTGCCGTCAGACCCGGGGTCGTGTAGGACTCCCCAAGCTCTCCATGGAGCAGATTCTTAAGATAGATGATATACTGCTGCCAGACAGGCTTGTCCAGCCCCCATTTGGCTTTCATGTTTTCCACCACTGCTTCCGGCAGCACCTTTATGCTCGCCTGGGTAGCATCTCCGGGCATTGTGTACATAAGGAAGAAAGTAGCCGTCAGTATAATCCATAGTGTAACGACCATATAGCCTATCTTTTTTAAAATATACTTTATCATATATATACGCCTCCTGATTGCCGATGTCCATACAGCTTAAAACTGCTCTGCGCTTTACCCGTTGTCCATGTTCAATCAAGCAATCATGCAGGCGGAGTGCCGTCAGTCTTTGCGATATGTGAACCCCATCGAACCATCCGGCATTCCGTCTGTTGGTTCAATTGTTATTTTC includes these proteins:
- a CDS encoding ABC transporter ATP-binding protein; this encodes MSENLLEVKNLQVSFHTYAGEVHAVRGVTFHVDYGECMAIVGESGSGKTVTAKAILGLIEPPSGEVKKDSMILFDDKDILKFTDKQWRNYRGNDAAMIFQDPMTSLNPTMKIGRQITESIQMHNRMSKEEAHKRAFNLLEKVNIPNPGDRLNQYPYEFSGGMRQRVVIAIALACSPKLMIADEPTTALDVTIQAQIIKLLKEIQKNNNTSVIMITHDLGIVAGMADYISVMYAGRIVEQGTVFDIFNTPQHPYTYALLKAVPSLKNENKSELRIIPGTPPDLIAPPKGCGFANRCRYCMKVCGQMSPEYTELSGTHKAACWLHHPNARRAFGFDDVREVFEDGR
- a CDS encoding ABC transporter ATP-binding protein; protein product: MEQIRESQGLPILSLCDVNVRYPGKEGGIQALQSIRLTVRPGEFIGILGPSGCGKSTLMRILAGFMPPSSGEARMDDRIIQGPDWRRGVIFQEPTLYAWLDVRENIAFGLKMRKFPKEERQRLTKEYIELVGLTGFERSKPYELSGGMKQRVCLARALVNQPDVLLMDEPFGALDALTRRNMQKLTREIREKTGSTVLLVTHDVDEALCLATRILVMSARPGRILSEFRTDFIRRFSQGEEGVEYLPEYRELREKILAILQNQYMQ
- a CDS encoding ABC transporter permease gives rise to the protein MIKYILKKIGYMVVTLWIILTATFFLMYTMPGDATQASIKVLPEAVVENMKAKWGLDKPVWQQYIIYLKNLLHGELGESYTTPGLTANTIIGERFPASLQLGLQAVAVGLILGIILGILAALNRGKWIDFVTIFIAILGVSIPSFVFAAILQKYAAGGYFPIVGWVSSGSSLADNFRYTALPTISASIGGIATYSRFMRSSVLDVLNNDYILLAKAKGLSKFQIITRHVMRNAITPIITIVAPQIAGVVTGSFVIERIFSIPGLGRYYVDSVNGRDYPMILATTVFFSFIFVFCMVIMDILYAVVDPRVRKSIIEGKKER
- a CDS encoding ABC transporter permease, which translates into the protein MEMFTRVGVNEQRSEKLMRPSISYWQDAVRRLKKNKVAMASLFLLIFIILMCIFAPYIYPHPYNEQNIESTNQGPTWDHIFGLDNLGRDIFARIWVGGRVSLAIGVVGALVSLVVGVLYGGISAYFGGLVDDIMMRIVEILVGIPYMVVVIIVSVFLGKGMSSLLIALCLTSWTGLARLVRGQILELKESEYVMAANVLGTPTFKIITRHLIPNTLSIIIINTTFSIPGFIFSEAFLSFLGMGIQPPLTSWGAMASLGQQQMAYYPHELIFPALAISVTMLAFNLLGDGLRDAFDPKLRQ
- a CDS encoding ABC transporter permease subunit — protein: MTGGCNRSVQKDEGKNKRIEGNAAKRSGMYKKVLTWGTIVVILVFWMLVTSFQWVDPKLVPSPQSVWIAFLDIARNGYKNHTLFQHMGASLGRLMAAFLGAAAVAVPLGLLSGYNTGFRAVLEPIIEFYRPLPPLAYYTILVLWLGIGNASKIMLLFLACFAPVYISCVSAVMKIKEDDINSAYTMGANKRQVFFYVVFPACLPDLFTGLRTALGVGYTTLVSAEMVAATSGLGWMVLDASRYFRSDIVFLGILIMGITGVLLDRSIQLLERWLVPWKGKE
- a CDS encoding ATP-binding cassette domain-containing protein — protein: MADNDNQEILLHVEHLKKYFPVRNKETLMAVDDVSFDICKGETMGLVGESGCGKTTCGRTIIGLYRATGGCVEYKGKNVTKLDGKDKQWFKKNAQMIFQDPYASLDPRMTVGDIIAEGMANFNLYPNPKEREKRVQELLALVGLNKEHAGRFPHEFSGGQRQRIGIARALAVAPEFIICDEPISALDVSIQAQVVNLLMKLQRELKLTYLFIAHDLSMVKHISDKVGVMYMGHIVEMAASDELYSNPMHPYTKALLSAIPVPDPEIERGKTVLPIEGEVGSPINCRPGCHFASRCRFANERCSSETPELKDRGNNHFVACHLFDRANE
- a CDS encoding ABC transporter substrate-binding protein; protein product: MRQKRILKRASFLMAFLMILTGCGSSAYPSKNKQGNPAASGHPSAVPKTVNIGTQQIPNDEAVAAAKGYFEEELGVKVNIQEFQAGDIRNAMVAGNIDFAMLGSSSAALGIASGMDVELIWIHEILGESEGLAVQNGSQIRSVKDLEGKRIATPFATTAHYSLLKALEQNHISEKDITLYDMQMPDLYAAWQRNDIDAAYAWEPTLSNLRENGKIILSSREMADKGIATANVEIVRKDFTEKYPDMVTRYLRALNRAVALYQQDPDDAVSAVVRSMNVPEADAWRQMQGSLWLTAKQQTDSSYLGSTSQKGEIVDSLMNMADFLYQHKNLVDKPKRSTFEQAVNPAYAEKALW